In Palaemon carinicauda isolate YSFRI2023 chromosome 32, ASM3689809v2, whole genome shotgun sequence, the genomic stretch AAGAGATTCGAAAAATCCTTGCCTtgtggaaaatatggaaaaatcccTGCCTTCCTGGTAAAAAGAAAATTTCCTGCTTtgtggaaaataaggaaaaatccatgccttgttgaaaataagaaaaaatccatGCCTTTTGGCAAATAAGGAAAAATCCATGCCTtgtggaaaataaggaaaaatccatgccttgttgaaaataagaaaaaatccatGCCTTTTGGCAAATAAGGAAAAATCCATGCCTtgtggaaaataaggaaaaatccatgccttgtggaaaataagaaaaaatccatGCCttgtggaaaataagaaaaaatctataCCTTGTGGCAAATAAGGAAAAATCCATGCCTTATGGAAAATGAGAAAAAATCCATGCCTTTTGGCAAATAAGGAAAAATCCATGCCTtgtggaaaataaggaaaaatccatgccttgtggaaaataaggaaaaatccatgccttgtggaaaataagaaaaaatctataCCTTGTGGCAAATAAGGAAAAATCCATGCCTTATGGAAAATGAGAAAAAATCCATGCCTTTTGGCAAATAAGGAAAAAACCATGCCTTGTGGAAAATAAGGATAATTCCATGCCTtgtggaaaataaggaaaaatccatgccttgtggaaaataaggaaaaatccatgccttgtggaaaataaggaaaattcCATGCCTtgtggaaaataaggaaaaatccatgccttgtggaaaataaggaaaattcCATGCCTtgtggaaaataaggaaaaatccatGCATTTGGCAAATAAGGAAAAATCCATGCCTTTGGCAAATAAGGAAAAATCCATGCCTtgtggaaaataaggaaaaatccatgccttgtggaaaataaggaaaattcCATGCCTTgtggaaaataaggaaaattcCATGCCTtgtggaaaataaggaaaaatccatGCCTtgtggaaaatatgaaaaaatctatACCTTGTGGCAAATAAGGAAAAATCCATGCCTTATGGAAAATGAGAAAAAATCCATGCCTTTTGGCAAATAAGGAAAAATCCATGCCTtgtggaaaataaggaaaaatccatgccttgtggaaaataaggaaaaatccatgccttgtggaaaataagaaaaaatctataCCTTGTGGCAAATAAGGAAAAATCCATGCCTTATGGAAAATGAGAAAAAATCCATGCCTTTTGGCAAATAAGGAAAAAACCATGCCTTgtggaaaataaggaaaattcCATGCCTtgtggaaaataaggaaaaatccatgccttgtggaaaataaggaaaaatccatgccttgtggaaaataaggaaaattcCATGCCTtgtggaaaataaggaaaaatccatgccttgtggaaaataaggaaaattcCATGCCTtgtggaaaataaggaaaaatccatgccttgtggaaaataaggaaaaatccatgccttgtggaaaataaggaaaattcCATGCCTTgtggaaaataaggaaaattcCATGCCTtgtggaaaataaggaaaaatccatGCCTTTGGCAAATAAGGAAAAATCCATGCCTTTGGCAAATAAGGAAAAATCCATGCCTAGTGGGAAATAAGGAAAACCTATGCCTCCATAAGAAATCAAGAAGAAAAAAACCCTTTGtcttataggaaaaaaaaacattgtccctTGTAAAATAAAACAGCACAAAAGGGCAAAAATATGTGGTAAATTATATGTATTTGGCATCTTACCCTAGTAGCAGGTTTCTATGCATAACAATGGAATACATGAGGCAAGAGAACAAGTAGAAAGCACTGATATCAAAGTGCAAAATGTAGTTGAAATATAATCACTTATTATTTAGATTTTCTTCTTAGTTCTGTGCAGTGTACCTTATATACCAAATTGCACTGGGATCCTATATTtctttagcaaataaaaaaaaagtttacttagCTAAGATGTTGGCTAAGGCAGCAGCCACTCATTGctatactatcactagagagttacaTAATCCTTCATGGATTGGCTAGACAGTTTGAAATTAGATCCTTCGCTAAGCACGactctttcctttgcctacacaaacataaAAAACTACAGGACATTCCTTATGcagtctcctctttcctcgtacacctgacaacactaatattctACACCTTTCATAATCATTTAAGAGGCTACCTGCTATATCTATTCAGTGTTTACATTTCCCACCCACATGGAAAGGGCAGAAGAGATTCCTTAGATATAAGAACAAGCTGCCagcacaagagcccgtgtctcacaAAAGATGGGGTGATATTAAACAAACAAAACTTTGACAAGCAACTCTTCAAACCAATGCTGTCTGGTCCTGGATAGCCACCGTATCaggatcttccactgttttgagttagaattctctcccttgagggtacattcaagtaCGATTCTCCACCAATTtcatttttcctcttatttttcttcAAATGGCATGTTGGGCAGATTTAATAGGACCATCAATACCTAATAGTTGATTAAGATGTTGCCTTGTTCTTTGTCCTCATTCTCAAAACTAAAACTATTGTTACTGTCCCTCCATTCAGAGTGATTCACTAGCAGGGTACTATTCTTTTCATGGTGTGTTGGCTCCCTCATGTTGACCAGTATTtatcaggtatttttttttcatctggtgtGGATTATCTTAAGTATTGAGTTTGCTTTCCCGTACAATATAGCGTTTTCTTTGGATTTAACATTATTCTGATTAGAGACATTAAGCGAAATCCTAAATCAGTCTGTTCAGGGTGTATTTCCACATAGTATTTGGTAATACTAATAAGCTTTCATTTGCCTTCACTGCAGTATTATAATATTCTATGTTACAAAACTTTGGTCTCTCAAAAGCAGCAATCCTCTGCATTACTTATTTCAATTTAAAATGTAAAAGTAATCATAGAATAAAAAACCACAAGCCAGCCATTGAAGTGCCCGTGACCATTGTTGGGGCATGGCATAGGCACCTGACTATGGACAACTTTGCCAGACATAATTCTGATTGCACTCTGCCCAGTGTGTGGTATAACTCAAAAGTTTGCCTGCCTGTGCCTTCTGCACTagactgtttgatctggtaactGCGTAAATGCGAGACTTACGGGTTAATCTGCTCACCCGCTGGAATTTGGCCCTCATGTGGATAGGGCTCAAGTCAAGGCTAAGCAGCTCCCATGTCGATGTTACAAAGGCTTTCTGAGGCAAGCAAAACAGCTTCAATTCATGTTTCATCTATTGCAATCCAAATTAGCTTGGAAATAGGCCTCTTTTGCCTTTGCTGCCGATTACAATTGTCTCTTTAGGGTTTGGTTGGATCctgatttttttattgattatcatTGATTAAAAACTTGTACCTTTTGCTCCGTTTTAGGAagtgagaaaatcataaataagGCAAGAGACGAATCTGGTAATTGCTTTGAGCTAATGTTCCTTGATTTCACATTGGACTTGAGGTCATGCTTCAATTTTGTTTGTAATTTGGAGTGAGCAAAGTCCCTGGTATTTCATACTCTTGGAAGATAATATATCTCACATGGATCTGAATTTTATTTCAAGATCTTTTACATTCAAATTAGTTACAGTTGAATAAAGAAGAGCTGGTATTTTAAAAGAATCTTTTGCCAACTTAATTGATAAGAGTATTATTTCTCAGGAATTGAACAGCAGTATCAAGAATAAACCCTTGTTCCATGAAAAGTATTGTAAACATGCTCATTTGGAAAAAAAACATGAGGTTTATGACCTTCGTAAAATGAACAGATCCGATTTTGTTTGGGATCATCAAGTCCAAAGAAAGAACTGTGGCTCAGAGTTTATGTTCAACTAAATATAATACAATTTGACCTTTAAAGAACCCCCTTCTGGTGTAACTTGGTTACGGGAATAGTGCCAACCCTTGAGTCTATATTGTTCGGTGTAGACTTCATAGTACGTCCCTTGCTTAATTGTAACTACAGGACTGTAATctctggtgttccacaaggtagagTTCTTGGCCTTCTACTGATTATACCATATAAACATAGGGTTATATGAACATTGGTAGTAGGTATTGGACACTGAATCCAACAGACCAGATCTTTTAACTGACAATGCTTCTGGTCCAATCACAACTCCAAAGGTGACAAGTGTTATAAAAGAAAATCTCGCTTTTATTAGTTTTAGTCAAAATCTCGATACAGGTTAGCTTGTTAATTCTTGGATATAGGCCTACCCACTGCAAAAGGCCTAAAAATTTGTTGAAAATACCTAACCACACATTGTTTGAGATATCTTCTCCATAAAAATCACTAGACGATGACACAAAATGTTTATTGATTTAATTTGAGACCAAAGGTTATTCAGTACCAGGGTGCAAATAGATATAACTCTCCCTCACCCTGCTATACACCCCCATATAAGTTATAAGAGATTGGACTCAAGATAAAAGAAAGTGGAATGGAGATAAAGTAGAAGGATAAGGAAGTGGGTGCAGCTGTAGGTCAAAAGGATGCTAAAAAGACACTTCAATAAGGCCTACGTCACAACGCATGCGGTGCACTGTCCGCActgatattaattaatattaacccttttacccccaggttatttggaaatttccaacccttaacccccagggggttatttttttccagcacattttggattatattttttttaattgctctaacagccttaatttttgtcatagagaggtctggttggtctcattctcttggaaaatgcctgaattgtctcaaaaagttatcaaaaatattaaaaaaaaaaatttaatagcatttttttgcaaggacgtaccggtacgtccatgggggtaaagggatggcttttgtgaaacataccagtacctcctttgggggtaaaagggttaatcaaatatttcaataatagtagcatttactttaaaaaatcaataaaatatctttctttctctTACTTAATATAACAGTCCTCTCTATCTTTAGAGAGTATCTTAACCTATCTTAAGACTACTTAATGCCCATTGACGGAAATGCCATGGAAAATGGAGATATAAGaacaattaattttcctttaaGAGGAAAACACCACATATTAAAAAGGAGTTTGACCAGTGATATATATTGAACTATCTTCTTTATACGATAAATATATAGAACAGAGTTGAAAAGTAGTATACTGTTTCTCTGTTACTTTAAAACTCTTCAGAAGGGAAAACTTTTCTAATACTATTTAGGAATTAAAAAAGTTTTACGATAgtaaaattatagtatatatacatatatatatatatatatttcatttatgggaTGAGGTCGCTAACTCCACTGTAAGTTAACTTCATCATTTTCTTCCTTGTTTTAAAATGCTTTACCAAACAAACTCACTGGATTGCATGTCCAATAAAAATTTTGCATTTGAACCACACTATAATGCAGTTATCAAAATATAACAGAAACATTTTAAAAGGACACAGGATTGCCCATCCCATCCGACTCTGCACGAAATAAAATATCTAATACACAAATTCAGAAAGACTCCTTCGTAGAGCATTGTAAACGACCGTTTATCTGTGAGTTTGCTTCCTAGGGCAGACAAGCTCACTAGAGCAGTGAACTGCCTTCCTAGGGCAGACCAGCTCACTAGAGCGGTGAACTGCCTTCCTAGGGCAGACCAGCTCACTTGAGCGGTGAACTGGCTTCCTAGGGCAGACCAGCCGACTAGAGCGATATGGCGCACTTCGGATACAGCTCCATGCAGTTCTGCCCTTTCCTCCCTGCTCTCATGGCCTCCAGGTTCTGCGACACAGGCGCCTGGCGCAGGAAGAACGACACGCTGAAGCCGCTGACGTAGGTGACGAGAGAATCCAGGAACCCTCGGCTGACTGCCTGCTGGTTGCTCTCACAGAGGAGGCGCTCTCCGCAGTCGGGGCTCTCGTCTCTGCAAGGTTTACATTATCATTAtcgtcttcattattattactattgttatcagtTTTATTCAGTTGCGTGGATCTTCCTCAGCTGCACGCTCATGAAACTTTTTCAAATACGGGCTAGAAGTTTCAAAAAATCTATTATTGATTGGTTTTTCACTATTATGAGTATTGCTAGAGTACTAATACCTTTATGATATCATGAATGATCGTATTATAAGAGAGACATTGTAAACTTTGTAAATTCTATGATTAGGCTGGTTGGACCAAGACATCTTCAGGCTACAAGAGGAAGAAGTTCACCCCAAGCGGGTTAGTCACAGATTATTGTTTTGAGCATAATAAAGGACATTGCATACTGTCCTGAATCTCTTACTCAGCTATCATCATCCTTGGACCTATAGAGATCTTTAGTAAGTGAGGCTGAGGCCAGTGGAAAGAGGCTGAGGTCAGTGGTGAGAGGCTGAGACCAGTGGTCAGAGAGGCTGAGACCGGTGGTGAGAGACGCATTGGTAAGCTGTGAGAAAGGCAAAGGCCAGTGGTAAGAAAGGTCAAAGCCAGTGGCAACAGAGGCTGAGGTCACTGACAGGAGAGGGTTAAGACAGTGCGGTTAGATGCTAAGGCCTGTGTAGAGAGAGGCTGGTGTTGTGGATTGCCCAACCCTTACAACCAGACACAAGGTCTTTCAACTATGCAAGCCATAATGAGAGAGGATagggccagtggtgagagaggctgaGACCAGCGGTGAGAGAGGCTAAGGCCAATGGTGAGAGGAGCTGAGGCCAGTGGTGAAAGAGGCTTAGGCCAGCGGTGAGAGAGGATTAGGCCAGCGGTGAAAGAGGCTGAGACCAATGGTGAGGGCCTTGGGCCAGAGGTGAGATAGGCTAAGGCCATGAATGAGAGAGGCTTAGACCAGCAATATGAGAGGCTGAGGCCAATGGTGAAAGGGGCTTAGGCCAGCGGTGAGGGAGGATTAGGCTAGCATTGAAAGAGGATTAGGCCAGCATTGAAAGAGGCTGAGACCAGTGGTGAGAGAGCCTTAGGCTCGTGGTGAGAGAAACTAAGGCCATCAGCAAGAGAAACTTAGACACGCAGTAAGTGAGGCTTGGGCAAGTGGTGAGACATTATTAGACCAGTGGTGAAAGAAGCTGAGACCAGAGGTGAGAGAGCCTTAGACTAGCGGTGAGAGAGCCTTAGACTAGCGGTGAGAGGCTAAGGCCATCAGCGAGAGTGGCTTAGACCTGCGGTAAGAGAGGCTGAGGCCAGTGGTGAAAGATGATTATGCCAGTGGTGAGAGAGGATTAGGCCAGCAGTGAAAGAGGCTGAGACCAATGATGAGAGAGCCTTAGGCCAGCGGTGAGAGAGGCTAAGGCCATAAGCGACAGAGGCTTAGACCAGCACTAAGAGAGACTGAAACAACAGTGAAAGAGGTGGAAGCCAGCGGTAAGCGAGGCTGGTCCTAATTGAGTTTGCCTTTAGACACTAAATACCTTCTTAATCATCAAGTCATTGGGTCCTCATTCTGGGACCTACACAGGAGAAGGGTCAGAGAGGCTAGCTCCTTTCATGAACCCTCATAAAATATCATCCTGACACTGTAAGCTACACACAGAAAAGAATATAAACATTTAGGTACTCATAGGGTTCAATAAACCAAGGattcatatcaataaaaatatgcCATTTATCCTAACGGTGTTTAACGCCAGATGAAAAATATAGACTACAGTGGCTACTATATTCATACTTGAACTACCTTAAACTACAGACACCTAAATCCCTACAGATGGCTAATCAGCAGCACGTCAGACACTCCACCAATAAAATCATACACAActtgacccaaaccaacctcaccTGTACATGTAGATGGTGAGCATATTTAGGACAACCTCGGCCAGGTTATTGAGGTTGTCCCCGAAAAGACCCAACCCCGGGAGCATCGTTTCCCGGCCGTGGGGTGACCCTCCGACCAGCGACGCCACCAGATTGGACTGGTCACCGAAGATGGCGTCAGTCAGGACGTCGAAGAGGATGACGCCGAAGGCCAGGAACGCGATGGAGACGATGGATTGGTTGTTGGAGGAGAGCCTGGAGAGggttgataataatgattataatatgatATTactaataacgattataataacaATGCTAATGATGATAAgactaataatactgataatactcACTGTTTAGCTTCATTGCTAATAACCTCAAGCATCTTGCCCCTTAACGCATTGATCTTATCTGCATTAGTCTTCAGAATCACCTCAtggctgaaaaagaaaaataatcatgcaTTAACCTCCTTGGAGCTAACGGCTAGGGTGTGGGTCCAGCACCCTCACTCTATAGATACTTGCTTTATGTATGTAAGGATTGGATTTGGTATTTAGGCCTTGCGCTCAGCGTGGGGGCTGGAGAATCCATTCAGCGAGGTTGAAAAGCAATGTGGAAGGGGAAATGATGGGGATTTAGAAGGCTATAAAGTGGGTGCATCTTATGGATAAAGGAATGCTAAAAGACCTTGTATATATACCTACAATGGCATtaccacacacatacaatatatatatatatatatatatatatatatatatatatataaagtatatgtatatatatacacacacacacacatatatatatatatatatatatattactaattaagagagagagagagagagagagagagagagagagagagagagagagagagagagagagagagagagagagagaacacctacTAAAGCATGCTATCCAATTACCCAGTCACTTCTCCAGTTAACCGTCCAACCGACAGTTCTGTTAAGTCACGGTATGGCTCTACGGTAAAGCTGCCACCATCTCGGAGACCAATTACTTCcgcaatattgagagagagagagagagagagagagagagagagagagagagagagagagagagagagagagagagagagagaacagttaaaTAATGCTTACGGTTCCACCGGCTGTCTGGTGACGTCATTTCTTGGATCCCGAGCCATCCAGAATGCTGGTTCGGATTCCTGTAAGGgaattaaaatcttttaaaatttgcCCCGTGGCTAattctcattatcattaataatgcatgataaatccaaaccaacattgtattaattttcataattgtcTTACATTCTTCAcctcagtgataataataataatatgtactttAAAAACCAGGATTAGGTGAAAACGATGCTAAGATGTTCCCGCCATATTTAGTTTACCAGTGAATATCTTTACTTAATTTTCATCTAGCGTTTATCACAAAGTCGCTattttggaaataaatttaagtttaTCAAATAAAATCATCAATTCCAGTCCTGAtccaatatatatatcttttttattagtatGATGACAAGGTAATTAGACCTATGAAAACACACCATCACGACTTGCAATTTGATTGACCAGCAACATTGTATTAGTGTCCAGagattatttaacatttgtttcttTATAGTAGTAATTATAATCATCAACATGATGGCTAGATGTGATAGTGATATTCAAAACGATTATTCTAGTTTCTAAAAGATGTAGAATCCAGTTGAGATGTAGCCTAACCTATCCAAATTATAGTGACGATAGGGTTGTAGACCTTTGTTATTGCTACGGTAAATAGGGGATGTAATATTTGTGTGACTCGGAAGTTGGCAAATATGAAACGGCCTATCTTCTATCTTGGTGTTATTTTCCTTCTATATTGAACTTCAACCCTTACCTGCGTCTATGGCCCGGatcaaaatatcaaacaaaaaagGAATTTGGCAGATAGTCTTGGAAATAAATCTTATCACTGTTAATACTACGAAAAGGAGTGTGACTTGAAATGTTTGTACCTATTAGATAAATCTGTTCATACGGAACAGGACTTGAACCTGTACGTTAGACCTTGCTTTTGTCTACGATAGACAGAACCAATCTGGAAGCTGGAGTAATTATTAACGTCTACGAAAAGCTTAGAATAAACATTAGTTTAAATGTCTATCATGGATAACAGAGGATATACCAGAGCCCAAAGCCACTCTCcatcaacctaggaccaaggagggccaggcaatggctgctgatgattcagcaggtagacctataggctccccaaaacacccatccttagctcacaaggatggtgaggttgcagacactactagaaattatcgaatttgagcgggtttcgaaccctagtccaacagATTACGAGGCAGGTTACTTTTCAATAAGTTTTTATTCCTGAGTAGGCCTACACATTAACATCTAATTCAATCAATGATTATTTTCTTCCACAAGAATGTATAAACTACAAAATGCAATAATAATTCTCAGATAAAtagtgcattttattattattaaatatattttccttttatttggtttatataaattttttacacTTGATCCAAAGCAAATATCTTTTAATTACTTGTAAAAGTGTATTTGTTTCACCTTTTTACTTGTTATTTTCTAAGTCATATCGCAAAGACACCTTACCATCATtgcttgaaattataaaaaaaaaaaaactaaataatgtaTATCCCATTATTCAAACAATATTTTGCTGTAAAGATACATATGTTCATATTTGCCTCTGAACAGTTAAGAAAAACGACTTTTTAATTTAATCAAATCGAACAAAATTATtcggattggagagagagagagagagagagagagagagagagagagagagagagagagagagagagagagagagagagagagttcagtcaaCTTACTTGTGGTTGAAGATATTTGCTCTCAAACTTGAAGTCCTCCCGGCCATCTGCCGAAAGCCAGAAGAGGCACCCAGTAATCCCTGCCACTGCTAAGGTTGATATCTTCATtctataagaaaaattaattaaattgattAGACGTTATAAGCAAATTCATGGAGATTCTTGGGTTATCTTGCACATTTTCTATcactaggtttatatatatatatatatatatatatatatatatatatatatatatatatatatatatatatatatatatatgtgtgtgtgtgtgtgtgtgtgtagatatatatatatatatatatatatatatatatatatatatatatatatatatattatatatatatattatatatatatatatatatatatatatatatatatatatatatatgtgtgtgtgtgtgtgtgtgtgtatatatatatatatatatatatatatatatatatatatatatatatatcatatgtactgtatataatataggctatatatatatatatatatatatatatatatatatatatatatatatatatatatatatatatatatatatatatatatatatatatcaaaagtaaacAATGTAGAATGTATGAGATTTACAAAGAAGTAATTAACACATGtaattattaaaatatgaaaaagaatttcTCTAGTTACCAAAACActttagcatattattattattattattattattattattattattattattattattattattattacttgctaagctacaaccttagttggaaaagcaggatgctataagccaaatggctccaacagggataaatagcccagtgaggaaaggaaacaaggaaatacatgaACTACAagtgagtaatgaacaattaaaataagatatttttaactAGAAAAATCCATTATCCTCTATTGATATGAGAAATAAACTAAGCACTTGTAATTCATACGACTGTACAGCCTGCAACCTCACTccatataaaaaaagacattttaaactTACCTCATACGTTTTTACTTCCTAGAAATTTCCGGAAGAAACTCAAGACGCGTTTTCACTTAACCAACGCCACTCGCAAACTGACTGATAAAGGCTTGGATCACGGAGTCTACTCCCTCCGTCTTGCGGTATCGTCGTGGGCGTTTGTGTGCACGTAAGTATGTGCATTTGTACGTAATTGTTTGTTCCGTACATTCGGTTAAGCCTGGAAGCGCTTGGTAGCTCAGGAAAAACAGCTGTGTGAACGCTAAAAACAGCGGTATTCAAGCCACACCGTTACGTTACGTAGGCGAATTGTcggcagcaataacaacaacagatGGTAACGTTCTCGTTCGCAGATTATAGCGAGAACGTTTTTAATTCGAAGATTTTGTTATTTTGTGGTTTATCAGGTTCTAGTTTATCCCATTTAAATATGTACAAGTTTGTCATAAAACGTAGCACTGTATCGCTGACTATTCTATATAGTAATAAAGTAaagaattttcaatttttccttgttgacaATTTTTGGATTTTGCTAGCGAGCACT encodes the following:
- the LOC137625717 gene encoding uncharacterized protein — protein: MRMKISTLAVAGITGCLFWLSADGREDFKFESKYLQPQESEPAFWMARDPRNDVTRQPVEPHEVILKTNADKINALRGKMLEVISNEAKQLSSNNQSIVSIAFLAFGVILFDVLTDAIFGDQSNLVASLVGGSPHGRETMLPGLGLFGDNLNNLAEVVLNMLTIYMYRDESPDCGERLLCESNQQAVSRGFLDSLVTYVSGFSVSFFLRQAPVSQNLEAMRAGRKGQNCMELYPKCAISL